The window GCTCGAGCTCGGCGACGTCGCGCAGCTCACGGACATCCGCGGCGGGGAGATCGACCCGTCCGGTCTCGTCCGCGTCAACTTCTATCCCAACGGCAGCACGAGCGGGCTCGACCTCGTCGTCGACGACCGCGAATCGCCCGGCGACATCGGCTTCCTCGTGAGCCTGGATCCCTTGGTCGGCCTGGTCACGATCCAGGACGAGCCGCACCGGTGAATCTCCGCCCGCCGGCCTCGGCGTCCGAGCGCGGCTTCACGCTGATCGAGATCGCCATCGGCATGGCGATCCTCGGCCTCGGCGTCGTGCTCGCGCTGCAGGTCTTCGGCGGCTCGATGCGTCTCGCGCGCAACGCCGCGCGCCTGACCGAGGCGGTCGTGCACGCCAAGGCGCTCATGGACTCCGTGCTGTGGGCGCCGGAGCTCGCCGAGGGCGTGACGCACGGCGAGATCGGCAACGGCTTCCGCTGGCAGCGGACGATCCGCGCCGCGGGGCTCGAGGACGGCGCCGAGGAGGATCAGACCGACGTCAAGCTCGCCGTCATCTCCGTGACCGTCGAATGGGACGAGCCGAACGGCGTCAAGGCATACACGATCGGCACGATGCGGATCGTTCCGAACTATGGCGAGGAATAGCGGCATGCGGAGCGAGAGCGGGTTCACCCTGCTCGAGCTCATGATCTCGCTCACCCTGCTCGCGGTGATGCTGGTGATGGCCTACAGCGTGTTCGCGACCGCGCTTTCCTCCGTGCCCCGTGGCGAGGACGCCGCCGCCCGCTCGGCGCGAATGCGCGCCGCGACCTCGCTGCTCGCGCGGCAGGTCCGCTCGATCGTCGCCTACCCGGTCGAGGGCGAGGAGGAGTCGACCCCCTGCTACTTCTGGGGCGACCCGTACTCGTTCGGCTTCATCACCGCCGCCCCGCAGCACAACGGCGGCGAGGGGCTCGGCTGGGTGACGTACTGGAGCGACGGCTCGAGCTTCTGGATGGCCGAGCGCATCATCTTCTCCGCCTCGGCGATGTCGGGTGACACGCCGGAGCCGACGAGCGAGATCAAGCTGCTCGACGGACTCTCGGGGGCGCGCTTCCAGTACCTGCGGCTCGACGGCACCGACAGCGAGTGGCGCGACTCCTGGGATCCGTTCGAGGAGCAGACGCTGCCGGGCGCGATCCGCATCACGCTCAACGGCCTCGGGGTCGGCGACTCGTACTGGATCCAGGAGATCCCGGTGATGCTCGTCGCCTACGGGCTCGGCTCGTACGATTGCGAAGGTGGCTTCGCCGACCGCGAGCTCTTCGACGGGGACGACGGCGACGACGAAGACCCCGGCCTGGACGAATAGCGATGCGCTTCCCGCCGCAGACATCCGCACCGTCGCCCGGCCGCTCACGGATGGCCGACGAGTCTGGATTCGCGCTCGTCATCGTGATGTGGCTCTTCACCGTGCTCTTCGTCCTCGGGGCAGAGTTCGCGGGCGCGATGCGCCAGGACGCAACGGCCACGAAGAACTTTGCGGACGAGACGCAGAGCTATTATCTAGCGACGGCGGCTGCGAACCTGACGTTTTACCGAGCGTTCCTCGACCGCGATCGCGGAACGCGGCTCGAGCTCGTGGGGAACGATCAGGAGGGGCAGCCCGGGCTGGACGTGGAGGAGGAAGGGCCGCTCGTGCACCGCGACGGCGAGTGGCACGAGGTGCAGCTGTGGGGCGCACCGGTGATGGTGCGCGTCACGGACGAGGGGGGCAAGATTCCGATCAACTTCCCCGCGAGCGCGTACGACACGAAGCTCTACCCGCTTCTCGTCCACGTGCTGACCAACATGGGCGTCGAGCTCGAGCGGGCGTCCGCGATCGCCGACGCCGTCGTCGACTGGCAGGACGACGACGACGAGCACCGCGTGAACGGCGCCGAGAGCGACTACTACCTCTCGCTGCCGAAGCCCTACATCGCGAAGAACGCGCGCCTCGACTCGCTCGAGGAGCTGCTGCTGATCAAGGGCGTCACGCCGGAGCTGTACTACGGGGGCAACGAGCAGTACCCGATCGGGCTGCGCGACGTGTTCTCGGTGTTCAACAACACCGGTCAGGTGAACCTGCGCTACTCGACCCCGGAGGTGAAGCAGGTGCTGTTCGGGCTCGACGAGGAAGAGCTCGCGCAGATCGAGCAGCAGATCGCCGAGCAGCAGGGCGTCGTGCTGCCGGTGCTCGAGGCCCGCCTGCCGATCCAGCTCCAGGGCGGCAGCCTGGTCTCCGAGACCGAGGGCGGCGGGATCCTCACCGTCGAGGCGCAGGCGCAGCTGCCCTCGGCGCGCGTCAAGGCGCACGTCGGCGCGGTGATCAACATCGAAGATTCGAACGAAGGCATCGTCGTCTTCCGCTGGATGGACCAGATGGCGGTCACGGAAACCTCATGAGCACGTCGTCGACCGCGCGTCTCTTTCAGCGCACCGCCCGACTCGACTTCCTCGACGGTCTCGGGATCGCGATCCAGCAGCACAGCGTCGCGCTGGTTCACCTCGTGAAGCGGCTCGCGACGGTGTCGCTGCAGCACCACAAGATCGTCCCGCTGCCGGGCGCCGAGCAGGCGGACGCGCGTCGCACCGCGCTCGCCGCCGCGATCTCGGGCTTCGTCGCCGAGCACTCGCTCGACGCCGACCGCACCTACGTCAGCTTGCCGCGCGCCAACGCGGTGCTGTCGCGTCTCTCGCTGCCGGCCGCGGCGAAGGGCGACCTGCATCAGGTCATCGAGTTCGAGATCGAGCGTCTGATCCCGCTCTCGCGCGAGGAGATCTACTACGACGCCTTCGTGCGCGAGGTCGCCGGCAAGCTCGACGTGCTGGTGATGAGCGTCCCGCGGCGCATCGTCGCCGAGGTGATGGCGGCGCTCGAGCTCGCCGAGGTGCGCGCGCGCAGCGTCGTCATCTCGCCGGTCGCGATCTACGACTACCTGCGCTTCTGCTCACGCGACGACGAGGAGCACGTCGTCACGTTGATCGAGGAGGGCGACGCGGTCGAGTTCGACTACGTCGCCCGCGGCACGCTGGTCGCGAGCCATCTGGTGCGCGTCGACGAGGTCGCGTCCGGCGGAGCGATCTCGCGCCTGGTGAGCCAGGAGGCGGTCACCGTCGGTGGCGCGCCGTCCGCCGTCAAGGTGTACGCGTGGCGCGCGACGGCCGGCGTCTCCGGCGCGGACGAGGCGAAGGCCGGCGGCTTGCCGCCGGACATGCTCGCGTCGGGCGCGGAGCTGCTGCGCTGCGCGGAGGGCGCGCTGTCCGCACCGGACGACTTCTTCACCTCCGCCTCGCCGGCGCTGGTGCCGGCGATCGGCGCCGCGCTCGGCGCGGTCCGCGAGGGCTCGGCGGGTCTCAACCTGCTGCCGCCCGAGGAGCGTCGCAGCGTCGAGGAGGGCGCGCCGGTCGTGACCTTCCTGTGCGCGGCGGTGCTCGTGCTGGTGACCGCGGTCTGGCTGATCAGCGCGCTGGTCAAGGATCACCGCATCGCGAGCCAGCTCGAGCGCGAGCTCGCCGAGCTCGCGCCGACCATGCGCGAGGTCAATCGCAACGAGGACGAGGCGAAGGCGCTGCGCGAGAAGCTCCAGCTTCTGACCCAGGGCGACCGCCGTCGCATCTCGGTGCTGCTCAAGGAGCTCACCGACGCCGTGCCGCGCGACGCGTACCTGACGACGTTCCGCTTCCGCAGCGGCAAGATCGAGCTCGAGGGCTTCGCGAAGTCCGCTTCGGACCTGGTGCCGCTGCTCGAGCGCTCGCCGTACTTCAAGAACGCGCAGTTCACGTCGCCGGTGACCAAGGTGCAGGACAACCAGGAGCGCTTCTCGCTCGCGTTGGAGATCGAGGAGTAGGAGCAGAAGCGTGCGCGACATCCTCGCAAACCTGATCGCCCGGCTCCGCGCGACGAACCGCCAGCAGCGCCTCTACCTGGCGCTCGCCGTCGTCTTGCTCCTCGTGGTCGCGCGCTTCAGCATCGCCTGGTTCCTCGAGATGCGGGCGAACGTCAAGGAGGAAATTCGACTGTCCGCCCAGCGTCTCGCGGCGGCACGACGCCTCGTGCAGCGCGCGCCGGAGACGCAGAAGGAGTACGAGACGCTACAGGCGCGCTACCAGGAGACGGTCGCCGAGCTGGTGCCGGGCGACACGCCGACGCTCGCGGCGGCGGCGCTGCAGGATCGCGTGTCGGCGCTCGCGAGCGAGAAGAAGGTGAGCCTGCAGACGACGCAGGTCCTGAAGGACGAGGCGCTCGGCCCCTTCCGGCAGGTGTCGCTGCGCATCACGGCGTCGGGCGAGCTGCACGACCTCGCGGATTTTCTGGCGAACCTCGAGTTCGGGCCGCTGCGGGTCAGCATCCCGTTCATCGAGCTCAGCCGCCGCGGCGCGGTCGTGCGCCGACAGCAGCCCGCGGCCGGACGCACGGTGTCGGCGACGATCCAGATCTCGGGCGTCGTGCAGGGCACGGCGCAGCTCGCCGCCGCGCCGCAGGGCGCGAGCCGCGCGGCGGGCAACGGCGCGGAGGGCGCGAACGGAGACGCGGACGCCGCGCCGACGACGCTCAGCGAGGCGGCTCCCGCCGGTCCACCGCCGCCGCCACCGCCCGCGCAGCTCGGACAGCGCCCGGCGGCGCCCCGCGACGACGAGGAGCGTCCGCCCGTCCCCGATGACCCGCTCGGAACGAGCAACTTGGTGACGCCGCCGTGAAGCGATTCCGCGTCCTCAACGTCATTTTGATCGCTTTGATCGCGCTCGCCGCCTGGCGGACGGTCGACGTCTGGCGTCGCACGCCGCCGCAGATCCCCGATCGTCCCGAGCCGCCGCGTCCCGCTGCGGATCCGCTTGCTGCACCGCCTCGCCGTCCAGCGCTGCCGCAGCTCGTCGCGGCGATCACCGAGAAGGATCTGTTCGATGCGTCGCGCTCGGCGCCGAGCGCCGCCGATTCGGCGCCGACGCCGGAGCAGACCCCGGCGCCGCCGCCGACGCTCAAGCTCGCCGGCGTGATCTTCATCGGGCCGCAGCGCGAAGCGGTGTTCATCGACGTCAACCAGAACAACAAGCAGATCCGGATGCGCGAGGGCGAGGAGATCAGCGGCTACAAGGTCGCGAAGATCGACGAAGCCCAGGTGTCGCTGGTGAGCGGGACGGGCGACGAGGTCAAGCTCGACCTGCTGATCGACACCGCGCGAGCCGGTGGGCGCGCGGCGGGACCAGGAGGGTTGGTCACGCCAGCGGCGCGAGCACGTCAGCAGGCCGGGCAGGCCGCGGGGGCGAACGCGCCAGGTGGCTTCGGTCCGCCCGGCAGCGCGGCCGCGATGCAGCGCAACGACGCGCGCGAGCGTGCGCAGCGGGCGCGCGAGCGTCTGAAGCGGCTGCGTGAAGAAGCCGCGGCCAACGCGGCCCGGTGAAGCCGATGCAGCTGGGCCTTAAAAATCTACCGAAACTCGGCTACACGGCGGGGCAGGGAGGGGGCATGGGTCGTCAGGGACCGGGTGTGAGGGGTGTGCGCGGAACCTCCGGCCGCTCCAGCCGACATGGGCGGGCGCTGCTTGCGGCCGTCGTGCTGTCGTGGACGCTCCTTCCCACCGCGATCGACGCGCAGCAGGAAGTTGCGCCCGACATGGTGCCGCCACCGCCGCCGGCTGCGGAGAGCGGCGACGACGCGATCGTCCTGAACTTCGAGAAGGCGGACATCCGCGAGGTCGTGCACAGCCTCGCGGGCGCGCTCGGCATCAACTACCTGCTCGACCCGCGCGTCGAGGGGCAGGTGACGATTCGCACGACGGGCAGGATCCCGCGCAGCGAGCTCTTCCCGATCTTCAACCAGATCCTGCGCAGCATCGGCATCGCCGCGGTCAAGGTCGGCGAGGTGTACAACATCATGCCGATCGCGGAGGCGAAGACGCGCGCGCCGGTGAAGGACACCGCCGCCATGCGCGCCGACGACCTGTTCGTGGTCGAGCTCGTGACGGTGAAGAACGTGGCCGCGCAGGAGATGGTCAACCTGCTCGAGCCCTTCATCACCCCGGGCGGCGACGTCTTCGCCTATCCGCGCGCCAACGTCCTGATCATCACGGACATCGCGACCAACGTCGAGCGTCTGCGCGAGATGGTGCAGCTCCTCGATCGCGACAGCTTCAAGGAGCTGAAGGCGAAGGTCTTCAAGATCGAGCACGCGAACATCGAAGACCTCGGCCAGGAGCTGCTCGCGGTGCTCGACACCTACGGGATCACCGGTGAGGCGGCCGCGGAGCGCGGCGTCTACGTGATCCCGCTGCTGCGTCTGAACTCGATCGCCGTGCTCGCGTTCAACGACGACATGTTCGAGGCGGTCGACTACTGGATGAAGCTGCTCGACGTGCCGCCCGACGACGAGCTGACGCGGACGGTGCGCGTCTACAACGTGCAGAACGCGAAGGCCGCGGACCTCGCGGTCGTGCTGAACGAGCTCTACGGCGGCGGCGAGGGCACGAGCCGCAACGGCGGCGGGCCGGGCGCGCCGCAGCGCGGCCAGCCCGGCTTCGGCGGCGCGGGCGGACTGCGCGGCTTCGGGGGCGGTGGCGGCGGCGGCTTTGGCGGCGCGGCCAGCAGCACCGGCGGCCGGACGCTCGGCGGCGGCCGTTCCGCCGGCGCGGGGCTCGGCCGCACCCAGCAGCTCGGCTCGAGCGGCGGCCTCGGCTCGAGCGGCTCGCGCGGGCTCGGCAGCAGCGGTCGCAGTGGTCTCGGTCGGCGCTCCGGCGCGCAGCCCGCGGGCGTGCTCGGCGGGACGCCGGGCGGCAGCATCAGCGGGGGCGGCGCGTCGGGCTTCGTCATCACGGGCGGCGAGGGGCCGCTCTCGATGTTCCAGAACGAGGTGCGGATCGTCGCCGACGAGATCGCGAACTCGATCGTGATCCTCGCGACCAAGCGCGACTACGAGCAGATCCTCAAGGTGCTGCGCGAGCTCGACGTGGTGCCGCGTCAGGTCGTCATCGAGGTGCTGATCGCCGAGGTCAGCCTGAACAAGGACATGAAGCTCGGCCTGCAGTCGGTGATCACCAACCCGGGTTCGGTGAACGCCGTGCCGACGCCGCAGCCGACGAGCACTGCGGGCCCGACGCCGACGAACGGCGACATGAACGGCACCGCGAGCCTGCTGAACTCCGTCCTGCAGGACACCGCGAGCGGCGACCTCAAGCGCTTCATCGAGATCATCCCGAACGCGAGCAACAACGTGCTCACGGCGGTGATCAGCGACAACTCGAGCTTCAAGCTGACGCTCACCGCGCTCGCCGCCGCGAACCGCCTGAAGGTGCTGGCGAGCCCGCACATCCTGACCGCCGACAACCGCGAGGCGTCGATCCACATCGGTACCGAGATCCCGATCCTCACCTCGCAGGCGAACATCGCCGGCATCCAGACGGCGGGCGGCCAGACGGCGCTGGTCAACAGCGTCCAGTACCGCTCGACCGGTGTGATCCTGACGGTGCTGCCGCAGGTCAACGCGGACGGCCTCGTCAACCTGCAGGTGCGTCAGGAGGTCTCCGAGGTCGGCGCCGACAACTTCGGCGGCACCGGCTCGCCGTCGTTCACGACCCGCGAGGCCGAGACCACGGCGGTCGTGCAGAACGGCGACTCGCTGCTGATCGGCGGCATCATCCAGGAGACCAGCTCGCGCTCGCGCTCGGGCGTGCCGTACCTGATGGACATCCCCGTGATCGGGCGGATGTTCCGCTTCGACGACGACAGCGTGCGACGCGTCGAGCTGATCGTGCTGCTGACGCCGCACGTGATCCGCAACCGGAGCGAGTCGCTGCTCGTCACCGAGGAGTACAAGGACCGGCTGTGGGACGTGGTGGACGAGATCGAGCGCACGAGCGGTCTCAAGCCGCCGTCGAAGGCGGAGAGGGCCTACATCAACCGGCTCCGCAGCCGCAGCACCACCGCGCAGCGCCCGACCGAGGGTATGCTGCCGAACCGGGAGTCGAGCTACTGACGGCGCGCGTTCTGCGGCACGTCGCGGCGGCGATCGCGCTCATCGCTCTGATCGCCGTCACGTACGGTGCCGCGCTCGAGCACGAGTTCGTGTTCGACGACCAGGCGCTGGTCGTCGACAACCCGGTGGTGCGGCTGCCGCTGTCGCAGGCTCACGAGCTGCTGCTCGGCACCGAGTCGGGGATCGTGTACCGGCCGCTGCGCATGCTGTCGTACATGGTCGACCACCACCTGGCGGGCGGCCTCGACGCGCGCGCGTTCCACCTGAGCAGCCTCGTCTACCACGCGCTCGTGACGCTGACGCTGTACGCGCTCGGCTGCCTCACGATCGGCTCGCCGCTCGGCGCGTTCTTCGCGGCGGCGCTCTTCGCCGTGCACCCGCTCGGCAGCGAGGCGGTGGTCTACGTCGCCGGTCGGCGCGACGAGCTGGTCGCGCTCTTCGTCCTCCTCGCGCTGGTCTGCTGGTGC is drawn from Candidatus Binatia bacterium and contains these coding sequences:
- a CDS encoding type II secretion system protein, giving the protein MNLRPPASASERGFTLIEIAIGMAILGLGVVLALQVFGGSMRLARNAARLTEAVVHAKALMDSVLWAPELAEGVTHGEIGNGFRWQRTIRAAGLEDGAEEDQTDVKLAVISVTVEWDEPNGVKAYTIGTMRIVPNYGEE
- a CDS encoding prepilin-type N-terminal cleavage/methylation domain-containing protein, which gives rise to MRSESGFTLLELMISLTLLAVMLVMAYSVFATALSSVPRGEDAAARSARMRAATSLLARQVRSIVAYPVEGEEESTPCYFWGDPYSFGFITAAPQHNGGEGLGWVTYWSDGSSFWMAERIIFSASAMSGDTPEPTSEIKLLDGLSGARFQYLRLDGTDSEWRDSWDPFEEQTLPGAIRITLNGLGVGDSYWIQEIPVMLVAYGLGSYDCEGGFADRELFDGDDGDDEDPGLDE
- a CDS encoding PilN domain-containing protein: MSTSSTARLFQRTARLDFLDGLGIAIQQHSVALVHLVKRLATVSLQHHKIVPLPGAEQADARRTALAAAISGFVAEHSLDADRTYVSLPRANAVLSRLSLPAAAKGDLHQVIEFEIERLIPLSREEIYYDAFVREVAGKLDVLVMSVPRRIVAEVMAALELAEVRARSVVISPVAIYDYLRFCSRDDEEHVVTLIEEGDAVEFDYVARGTLVASHLVRVDEVASGGAISRLVSQEAVTVGGAPSAVKVYAWRATAGVSGADEAKAGGLPPDMLASGAELLRCAEGALSAPDDFFTSASPALVPAIGAALGAVREGSAGLNLLPPEERRSVEEGAPVVTFLCAAVLVLVTAVWLISALVKDHRIASQLERELAELAPTMREVNRNEDEAKALREKLQLLTQGDRRRISVLLKELTDAVPRDAYLTTFRFRSGKIELEGFAKSASDLVPLLERSPYFKNAQFTSPVTKVQDNQERFSLALEIEE
- the gspM gene encoding type II secretion system protein GspM: MRDILANLIARLRATNRQQRLYLALAVVLLLVVARFSIAWFLEMRANVKEEIRLSAQRLAAARRLVQRAPETQKEYETLQARYQETVAELVPGDTPTLAAAALQDRVSALASEKKVSLQTTQVLKDEALGPFRQVSLRITASGELHDLADFLANLEFGPLRVSIPFIELSRRGAVVRRQQPAAGRTVSATIQISGVVQGTAQLAAAPQGASRAAGNGAEGANGDADAAPTTLSEAAPAGPPPPPPPAQLGQRPAAPRDDEERPPVPDDPLGTSNLVTPP
- the gspD gene encoding type II secretion system secretin GspD, which encodes MLSWTLLPTAIDAQQEVAPDMVPPPPPAAESGDDAIVLNFEKADIREVVHSLAGALGINYLLDPRVEGQVTIRTTGRIPRSELFPIFNQILRSIGIAAVKVGEVYNIMPIAEAKTRAPVKDTAAMRADDLFVVELVTVKNVAAQEMVNLLEPFITPGGDVFAYPRANVLIITDIATNVERLREMVQLLDRDSFKELKAKVFKIEHANIEDLGQELLAVLDTYGITGEAAAERGVYVIPLLRLNSIAVLAFNDDMFEAVDYWMKLLDVPPDDELTRTVRVYNVQNAKAADLAVVLNELYGGGEGTSRNGGGPGAPQRGQPGFGGAGGLRGFGGGGGGGFGGAASSTGGRTLGGGRSAGAGLGRTQQLGSSGGLGSSGSRGLGSSGRSGLGRRSGAQPAGVLGGTPGGSISGGGASGFVITGGEGPLSMFQNEVRIVADEIANSIVILATKRDYEQILKVLRELDVVPRQVVIEVLIAEVSLNKDMKLGLQSVITNPGSVNAVPTPQPTSTAGPTPTNGDMNGTASLLNSVLQDTASGDLKRFIEIIPNASNNVLTAVISDNSSFKLTLTALAAANRLKVLASPHILTADNREASIHIGTEIPILTSQANIAGIQTAGGQTALVNSVQYRSTGVILTVLPQVNADGLVNLQVRQEVSEVGADNFGGTGSPSFTTREAETTAVVQNGDSLLIGGIIQETSSRSRSGVPYLMDIPVIGRMFRFDDDSVRRVELIVLLTPHVIRNRSESLLVTEEYKDRLWDVVDEIERTSGLKPPSKAERAYINRLRSRSTTAQRPTEGMLPNRESSY